Proteins co-encoded in one Bubalus bubalis isolate 160015118507 breed Murrah chromosome 7, NDDB_SH_1, whole genome shotgun sequence genomic window:
- the SLC49A3 gene encoding solute carrier family 49 member A3 isoform X10 has protein sequence MAGPAGDWPEAAAATSVRSALGGYRAYARRWVFLLVISLLSCSNATLWLSFAPVADTIARHFLLSTEQINWLSLVYLVVSIPSGVVAIWVLDSVGLCRATTLGAFLNFWGSVIRSMPCMALGIQDPFVFLLGGQSFCALAQTLVIFSPAKLAALWFPEHQRATANMIGTMSNPLGILVANLLSPTLVKTEEDIPLMVRELTGTYIIPAGLTFLLATACLWESVPPTPPSVGAAQSTSLSFLAGLKLLTRNKAYMVLAVCFGGGIGIFSSFSALLEQVLCVNGYSSEFAGLCGALFIVFGVLGAVALGLYVDRTKHFTEAIKIGLCLTSLACVAFAVVSQLQGQTVVLAAICSLLGFFGFSVAPVAMELAVECSFPVGEGAAAGLVFVLGAHAADGRPLRPLQLPLCAPFPHTVPAPAG, from the exons ATGGCGGGGCCAGCGGGGGACTGGCCAGAGGCCGCCGCGGCGACCTCGGTCCGGAGCGCGCTGGGGGGCTACCGCGCCTACGCCCGTCGATGGGTCTTCCTGCTGGTGATCAGTCTGCTCAGCTGCTCCAACGCCACG CTGTGGCTCAGCTTCGCGCCCGTGGCTGACACGATCGCCCGGCACTTCCTCCTCTCCACGGAGCAGATCAACTGGCTGTCACTGGTCTACCTCGTGGTGTCCATCCCATCCGGTGTGGTGGCCATCTGGGTTCTGGACTCCGTTGGACTCTGCAGGGCG ACCACCCTCGGCGCGTTCCTGAACTTCTGGGGGAGCGTGATCCGCTCCATGCCTTGCATGGCCCTTGGCATCCAGGACCCGTTTGTCTTCCTCCTGGGTGGGCAGAGCTTCTGCGCCCTGGCCCAGACCCTGGTCATCTTCTCTCCAGCCAAGCTGGCTGCCTTGTGGTTCCCTGAGCACCAGCGAGCCACAGCCAACATGATCGGCACCATGT CAAATCCCCTGGGTATTCTGGTGGCCAACCTGCTGTCTCCCACTCTGGTGAAGACGGAGGAGGACATCCCCTTGATGGTGAGGGAGCTCACAG GCACCTACATCATCCCTGCCGGCCTCACATTCCTGCTGGCCACTGCGTGCCTCTGGGAGagtgtgccccccaccccgccctctgTGGGGGCTGCCCAGTCCACCTCGCTGTCATTCCTAGCTGGGCTGAAGCTG CTCACAAGGAACAAGGCCTACATGGTCCTGGCTGTGTGCTTTGGGGGCGGCATTGGCATCTTCTCCAGCTTCTCAGCCCTCCTGGAGCAGGTCCTCTGTGTGAACGGCTACTCCAGC GAATTTGCGGGCCTCTGCGGGGCTCTCTTCATTGTGTTTGGAGTCTTGGGGGCAGTGGCTCTGGGCCTGTATGTGGACAGGACCAAGCACTTCACTGAGGCCATCAAGATCGGCCTCTGTCTGACGTCTCTGGCCTGCGTGGCCTTTGCTGTG GTGTCTCAGCTGCAGGGACAGACCGTCGTGCTGGCCGCCATCTGCTCGCTGCTGGGGTTCTTTGGCTTCTCGGTGGCGCCCGTTGCCATGGAGCTGGCGGTCGAGTGCTCCTTCCCCGTGGGTGAGGGCGCAGCCGCGGGCCTGGTCTTTGTGCTGGG CGCCCATGCTGCTGATGGCCGGCCTCTGCGTCCTCTTCAGCTGCCTCTTTGTGCTCCTTTTCCACACACCGTACCGGCGCCTGCAGGCTGA
- the SLC49A3 gene encoding solute carrier family 49 member A3 isoform X9 — MAGPAGDWPEAAAATSVRSALGGYRAYARRWVFLLVISLLSCSNATLWLSFAPVADTIARHFLLSTEQINWLSLVYLVVSIPSGVVAIWVLDSVGLCRATTLGAFLNFWGSVIRSMPCMALGIQDPFVFLLGGQSFCALAQTLVIFSPAKLAALWFPEHQRATANMIGTMSNPLGILVANLLSPTLVKTEEDIPLMVRELTGTYIIPAGLTFLLATACLWESVPPTPPSVGAAQSTSLSFLAGLKLLTRNKAYMVLAVCFGGGIGIFSSFSALLEQVLCVNGYSSEFAGLCGALFIVFGVLGAVALGLYVDRTKHFTEAIKIGLCLTSLACVAFAVVSQLQGQTVVLAAICSLLGFFGFSVAPVAMELAVECSFPVGEGAAAGLVFVLGQAEGVLIMVLLTSLTVRHAEPSVSTCQDGQGPLDWKG, encoded by the exons ATGGCGGGGCCAGCGGGGGACTGGCCAGAGGCCGCCGCGGCGACCTCGGTCCGGAGCGCGCTGGGGGGCTACCGCGCCTACGCCCGTCGATGGGTCTTCCTGCTGGTGATCAGTCTGCTCAGCTGCTCCAACGCCACG CTGTGGCTCAGCTTCGCGCCCGTGGCTGACACGATCGCCCGGCACTTCCTCCTCTCCACGGAGCAGATCAACTGGCTGTCACTGGTCTACCTCGTGGTGTCCATCCCATCCGGTGTGGTGGCCATCTGGGTTCTGGACTCCGTTGGACTCTGCAGGGCG ACCACCCTCGGCGCGTTCCTGAACTTCTGGGGGAGCGTGATCCGCTCCATGCCTTGCATGGCCCTTGGCATCCAGGACCCGTTTGTCTTCCTCCTGGGTGGGCAGAGCTTCTGCGCCCTGGCCCAGACCCTGGTCATCTTCTCTCCAGCCAAGCTGGCTGCCTTGTGGTTCCCTGAGCACCAGCGAGCCACAGCCAACATGATCGGCACCATGT CAAATCCCCTGGGTATTCTGGTGGCCAACCTGCTGTCTCCCACTCTGGTGAAGACGGAGGAGGACATCCCCTTGATGGTGAGGGAGCTCACAG GCACCTACATCATCCCTGCCGGCCTCACATTCCTGCTGGCCACTGCGTGCCTCTGGGAGagtgtgccccccaccccgccctctgTGGGGGCTGCCCAGTCCACCTCGCTGTCATTCCTAGCTGGGCTGAAGCTG CTCACAAGGAACAAGGCCTACATGGTCCTGGCTGTGTGCTTTGGGGGCGGCATTGGCATCTTCTCCAGCTTCTCAGCCCTCCTGGAGCAGGTCCTCTGTGTGAACGGCTACTCCAGC GAATTTGCGGGCCTCTGCGGGGCTCTCTTCATTGTGTTTGGAGTCTTGGGGGCAGTGGCTCTGGGCCTGTATGTGGACAGGACCAAGCACTTCACTGAGGCCATCAAGATCGGCCTCTGTCTGACGTCTCTGGCCTGCGTGGCCTTTGCTGTG GTGTCTCAGCTGCAGGGACAGACCGTCGTGCTGGCCGCCATCTGCTCGCTGCTGGGGTTCTTTGGCTTCTCGGTGGCGCCCGTTGCCATGGAGCTGGCGGTCGAGTGCTCCTTCCCCGTGGGTGAGGGCGCAGCCGCGGGCCTGGTCTTTGTGCTGGG GCAGGCCGAGGGTGTTCTCATCATGGTGCTGCTGACTTCCCTGACCGTGCGCCACGCGGAGCCGTCTGTCTCCACCTGCCAGGATGGCCAGGGCCCACTGGACTGGAAGG GCTGA
- the SLC49A3 gene encoding solute carrier family 49 member A3 isoform X8, whose product MAGPAGDWPEAAAATSVRSALGGYRAYARRWVFLLVISLLSCSNATLWLSFAPVADTIARHFLLSTEQINWLSLVYLVVSIPSGVVAIWVLDSVGLCRATTLGAFLNFWGSVIRSMPCMALGIQDPFVFLLGGQSFCALAQTLVIFSPAKLAALWFPEHQRATANMIGTMSNPLGILVANLLSPTLVKTEEDIPLMVRELTGTYIIPAGLTFLLATACLWESVPPTPPSVGAAQSTSLSFLAGLKLLTRNKAYMVLAVCFGGGIGIFSSFSALLEQVLCVNGYSSEFAGLCGALFIVFGVLGAVALGLYVDRTKHFTEAIKIGLCLTSLACVAFAVVSQLQGQTVVLAAICSLLGFFGFSVAPVAMELAVECSFPVGEGAAAGLVFVLGTEAGLRASWLCRQAEGVLIMVLLTSLTVRHAEPSVSTCQDGQGPLDWKG is encoded by the exons ATGGCGGGGCCAGCGGGGGACTGGCCAGAGGCCGCCGCGGCGACCTCGGTCCGGAGCGCGCTGGGGGGCTACCGCGCCTACGCCCGTCGATGGGTCTTCCTGCTGGTGATCAGTCTGCTCAGCTGCTCCAACGCCACG CTGTGGCTCAGCTTCGCGCCCGTGGCTGACACGATCGCCCGGCACTTCCTCCTCTCCACGGAGCAGATCAACTGGCTGTCACTGGTCTACCTCGTGGTGTCCATCCCATCCGGTGTGGTGGCCATCTGGGTTCTGGACTCCGTTGGACTCTGCAGGGCG ACCACCCTCGGCGCGTTCCTGAACTTCTGGGGGAGCGTGATCCGCTCCATGCCTTGCATGGCCCTTGGCATCCAGGACCCGTTTGTCTTCCTCCTGGGTGGGCAGAGCTTCTGCGCCCTGGCCCAGACCCTGGTCATCTTCTCTCCAGCCAAGCTGGCTGCCTTGTGGTTCCCTGAGCACCAGCGAGCCACAGCCAACATGATCGGCACCATGT CAAATCCCCTGGGTATTCTGGTGGCCAACCTGCTGTCTCCCACTCTGGTGAAGACGGAGGAGGACATCCCCTTGATGGTGAGGGAGCTCACAG GCACCTACATCATCCCTGCCGGCCTCACATTCCTGCTGGCCACTGCGTGCCTCTGGGAGagtgtgccccccaccccgccctctgTGGGGGCTGCCCAGTCCACCTCGCTGTCATTCCTAGCTGGGCTGAAGCTG CTCACAAGGAACAAGGCCTACATGGTCCTGGCTGTGTGCTTTGGGGGCGGCATTGGCATCTTCTCCAGCTTCTCAGCCCTCCTGGAGCAGGTCCTCTGTGTGAACGGCTACTCCAGC GAATTTGCGGGCCTCTGCGGGGCTCTCTTCATTGTGTTTGGAGTCTTGGGGGCAGTGGCTCTGGGCCTGTATGTGGACAGGACCAAGCACTTCACTGAGGCCATCAAGATCGGCCTCTGTCTGACGTCTCTGGCCTGCGTGGCCTTTGCTGTG GTGTCTCAGCTGCAGGGACAGACCGTCGTGCTGGCCGCCATCTGCTCGCTGCTGGGGTTCTTTGGCTTCTCGGTGGCGCCCGTTGCCATGGAGCTGGCGGTCGAGTGCTCCTTCCCCGTGGGTGAGGGCGCAGCCGCGGGCCTGGTCTTTGTGCTGGG CACTGAGGCAGGGCTGAGGGCTTCGTGGCTGTGCAGGCAGGCCGAGGGTGTTCTCATCATGGTGCTGCTGACTTCCCTGACCGTGCGCCACGCGGAGCCGTCTGTCTCCACCTGCCAGGATGGCCAGGGCCCACTGGACTGGAAGG GCTGA